From Microbacterium sp. LWH11-1.2, one genomic window encodes:
- the ettA gene encoding energy-dependent translational throttle protein EttA codes for MAEYIYSMVRARKAVGEKLILDDVTMAFLPGAKIGMVGPNGAGKSTILKIMAGLDTPSNGEAKLSPGFSVGILMQEPELDESKTVIENIQDGIAIKAKVDRFNEISALMADPDADFDALLAEMGTLQEEIDAADGWDLDSQLEQAMDALRTPPGDAAIAPLSGGEKRRVALAKLLLQKPDLLLLDEPTNHLDAESVLWLEQHLQAYKGAVIAITHDRYFLDHVAEWIAEVDRGRLIGYEGNYSTYLEKKGERLEIQGKKDAKLAKRLKEELEWVRSSAKGRQTKSKARLARYEEMASEAERTRKLDFEEIQIPAGPRLGSVVIEAKKLKKGFDERSLIDGLSFSLPPNGIVGVIGPNGVGKTTLFKTIVGLEPLDGGDLKIGETVKISYVDQSRSNIDPNKTLWEVVSDGLDYITVGKTEIPSRAYVSKFGFKGPDQQKKAGVLSGGERNRLNLALTLKEGGNLLLLDEPTNDLDVETLSSLENALLEFPGCAVVITHDRWFLDRIATHILAYEGTDEKPDQWYWFEGNFESYEENKIERLGPDAAKPHRSTHRKLTRD; via the coding sequence GTGGCTGAGTACATCTACTCGATGGTGCGTGCACGCAAGGCAGTGGGCGAGAAGCTCATCCTCGACGACGTCACCATGGCATTCCTTCCCGGCGCCAAGATCGGCATGGTGGGTCCGAACGGCGCCGGAAAGTCGACGATCCTCAAGATCATGGCGGGGCTCGACACGCCGTCGAACGGCGAGGCGAAGCTCTCGCCCGGTTTCTCTGTCGGCATCCTCATGCAGGAGCCGGAGCTCGACGAGTCGAAGACCGTGATCGAGAACATCCAGGACGGGATCGCGATCAAGGCGAAGGTCGACCGCTTCAATGAGATCTCGGCCCTCATGGCCGACCCGGACGCCGACTTCGACGCTCTCCTCGCCGAGATGGGCACGCTGCAGGAGGAGATCGACGCCGCGGACGGCTGGGATCTCGACTCGCAGCTCGAGCAGGCCATGGACGCCCTGCGCACACCGCCCGGCGACGCGGCGATCGCCCCGCTCTCGGGCGGTGAGAAGCGCCGTGTGGCGCTGGCCAAGCTCCTGCTCCAGAAGCCCGACCTGCTGCTCCTCGACGAGCCCACCAACCACCTCGACGCCGAGAGCGTCCTGTGGCTCGAGCAGCACCTTCAGGCGTACAAGGGTGCCGTGATCGCCATCACCCACGACCGGTACTTCCTCGACCATGTCGCCGAGTGGATCGCCGAGGTCGACCGCGGCCGCCTCATCGGCTACGAGGGCAACTACTCGACCTACCTCGAGAAGAAGGGCGAGCGGCTCGAGATCCAGGGCAAGAAGGATGCGAAGCTCGCCAAGCGCCTCAAGGAGGAGCTGGAGTGGGTGCGCTCCAGCGCCAAGGGGCGGCAGACGAAGTCGAAGGCCCGTCTCGCCCGGTACGAGGAGATGGCGTCGGAGGCGGAGCGGACGAGGAAGCTCGACTTCGAGGAGATCCAGATCCCCGCGGGTCCGCGTCTCGGAAGCGTCGTGATCGAGGCCAAGAAGCTCAAGAAGGGCTTCGACGAGCGCTCGCTCATCGACGGCCTCAGCTTCAGCCTGCCGCCGAACGGCATCGTCGGCGTCATCGGCCCCAACGGCGTCGGAAAGACGACCCTGTTCAAGACGATCGTGGGTCTCGAGCCTCTCGACGGCGGCGACCTCAAGATCGGCGAGACCGTCAAGATCAGCTACGTCGATCAGTCGCGGTCGAACATCGACCCGAACAAGACCCTGTGGGAGGTCGTCTCCGACGGCCTCGACTACATCACGGTCGGCAAGACCGAGATCCCGTCGCGCGCCTACGTGTCGAAGTTCGGTTTCAAGGGGCCGGACCAGCAGAAGAAGGCCGGCGTGCTCTCGGGTGGAGAGCGCAACCGCCTCAACCTCGCGCTCACGCTCAAGGAGGGCGGCAACCTCCTGCTCCTCGACGAGCCCACCAACGACCTCGACGTCGAGACGCTGAGCTCGCTCGAGAACGCGCTTCTCGAGTTCCCCGGCTGCGCCGTGGTCATCACTCACGACCGGTGGTTCCTCGACCGCATCGCGACGCACATCCTGGCGTACGAGGGCACCGACGAGAAGCCCGACCAGTGGTACTGGTTCGAGGGCAACTTCGAGTCCTACGAGGAGAACAAGATCGAGCGTCTCGGACCGGATGCCGCGAAGCCGCACCGCTCCACGCACCGCAAGCTCACGCGCGACTGA
- a CDS encoding acyl-CoA thioesterase II: MSPEDHAAQTVERLLDVLDLEVTQARTTEDIFTGASHPMPTGRIYGGQVLAQSLIAAERTLPEDRAVHSMHGYFLRPGDASQGITIAVDRIHDGRSFSTRRSQAYQNGVPIFSMIASFQDADPGVEHAEPMPEDVPAPEDLSPDEDRVAGLPGGTARMLSERAADIRHVDSPLYLPSDDPHVARQAVWMRMRAPLPDDQRLHRAALAYLSDMTIQESILRAHGVYWAMPGLKVASLDHAMWWHRPARVDEWLLYVQESPNARGGRGLATGRIYSGEGGLVASVAQEIMIRVPAD; the protein is encoded by the coding sequence ATGAGCCCCGAAGACCACGCCGCCCAGACGGTCGAGCGACTGCTCGATGTCCTCGATCTCGAGGTGACGCAGGCGCGAACCACCGAGGACATCTTCACCGGAGCATCTCATCCGATGCCGACCGGCCGGATCTACGGCGGGCAGGTGCTGGCACAGAGCCTCATCGCCGCCGAGCGCACCCTCCCCGAGGACCGCGCCGTCCACTCGATGCACGGCTACTTCCTTCGGCCGGGGGACGCGAGCCAGGGCATCACGATCGCGGTCGACCGCATTCACGACGGAAGGTCGTTCTCGACGCGGCGCTCCCAGGCCTATCAGAACGGCGTGCCGATCTTCTCGATGATCGCGTCCTTTCAAGATGCCGATCCGGGTGTCGAGCATGCGGAGCCGATGCCGGAGGATGTGCCGGCGCCCGAGGATCTCTCGCCGGACGAGGACCGCGTGGCGGGGCTCCCCGGCGGGACAGCACGGATGCTGAGCGAACGAGCCGCAGATATCCGCCATGTCGACTCGCCCCTCTATCTGCCGAGCGACGATCCGCATGTGGCCAGGCAGGCGGTGTGGATGCGCATGCGCGCACCGCTCCCCGACGATCAGCGGCTGCACCGCGCCGCGCTCGCTTACCTGAGCGACATGACGATCCAGGAGTCGATCCTGCGGGCGCACGGTGTGTACTGGGCGATGCCGGGACTCAAGGTCGCGAGCCTCGACCACGCGATGTGGTGGCACCGCCCGGCACGGGTGGACGAGTGGCTCCTGTACGTGCAGGAGTCGCCGAACGCACGGGGCGGTCGAGGACTCGCCACCGGACGGATCTACTCCGGCGAGGGCGGTCTCGTCGCCAGCGTCGCGCAGGAGATCATGATCCGCGTCCCCGCCGACTAG
- a CDS encoding globin — protein MFYDEVGGHETFAKIVSVFYREVALDPVLKPMYPEEDLGPAEQRLLMFLEQYWGGPTTYGETRGHPRLRMRHMPFHVDPDARDRWLRHMRTAVDEAQLSPLHESTLWDYLERAAYAMVNTLEPSGIGTATGGRPTLETRSRQESTENS, from the coding sequence ATGTTCTACGACGAGGTCGGCGGACACGAGACGTTCGCGAAGATCGTCTCGGTGTTCTACCGCGAGGTGGCACTCGATCCCGTGCTCAAGCCGATGTACCCCGAGGAGGATCTCGGGCCCGCCGAGCAGCGGCTGCTGATGTTCCTCGAGCAGTATTGGGGCGGCCCGACGACCTATGGCGAGACGCGAGGGCACCCACGCCTGCGCATGCGGCACATGCCGTTCCACGTGGATCCCGACGCGCGGGATCGTTGGCTCCGTCACATGCGGACCGCCGTGGACGAGGCGCAGTTGTCGCCCCTGCACGAATCCACGCTCTGGGACTACCTGGAGCGGGCCGCCTATGCCATGGTGAACACACTCGAGCCGTCGGGGATCGGCACCGCCACGGGCGGGCGTCCCACGCTCGAGACCCGATCACGTCAGGAATCAACGGAGAACTCATGA
- a CDS encoding thioesterase family protein encodes MSSPRLHIPIHLRWGDLDAFNHVNNTSMLKLLEEARVRAFWRAGPGEEAPQTAVLDSGIEEGILTLIARQEIEYLAPVPYQRRPLEVQMWFGKLGGSSIEVCYEVHNDPEAQPRTIYARSTAVIVLVDAASGRPTRLTQEMRDAWEPYVGSSIEYAHR; translated from the coding sequence ATGTCATCGCCTCGCCTGCACATCCCGATCCACCTGCGCTGGGGTGATCTGGATGCCTTCAACCACGTCAACAACACCTCGATGCTCAAGCTGCTCGAGGAGGCGCGGGTCCGGGCCTTCTGGCGTGCGGGACCGGGGGAGGAGGCGCCGCAGACGGCTGTCCTCGACTCCGGCATCGAGGAGGGGATCCTCACCCTCATCGCCCGGCAGGAGATCGAGTACCTCGCTCCGGTGCCGTATCAGCGTCGCCCGCTCGAGGTGCAGATGTGGTTCGGAAAGCTCGGCGGCTCGAGCATCGAGGTCTGCTACGAGGTGCACAACGACCCTGAGGCTCAGCCGCGGACGATCTATGCCCGCTCGACGGCCGTGATCGTCCTGGTGGACGCCGCGAGCGGTCGTCCGACTCGCCTGACGCAGGAGATGCGCGACGCCTGGGAGCCCTACGTGGGCTCGTCGATCGAGTACGCGCACCGCTGA
- a CDS encoding FAD-binding dehydrogenase — MTKTPLSTDVLVIGWGLSGLVAAAEALAAGHRVILIDQEPRTNLGGQAWWSFGGLFFIDSPEQRRLGIKDSLELATQDWFGNAGFDRPEDEWPRRWAEAYLQFAAGEKRAWLRERGVGFFPVVGWAERGGYGALGPGNSVPRFHITWGTGPGVVAPFAAAIEQGEREGHLTVLPRHRVAELIVTDGVVTGARGEVLATSGARRGAESSREVIGAFEISAGATIVSSGGIGGNHDLVRAAWPSRLGTPPEHMLTGVPAYVDGSMQAVSEAAGARLINGDRMWHYVEGITNWDPVWPSHGIRILPGPSSLWLDATGKRLPVPLFPGFDTLGTLAHLRTTGHDHSWFVTSRSIVEKEFALSGSEQNPDLTGKDVGLLLKSRLAKGPTGPVQAFLDEGEDFIVEGDLESLLEQMQRHPGGEALDIDAVRREVVARDLEMDNDFTKDAQIGMLRSMRSYRGDKLIRTAAPHRLQDPAAGPLIAVKLHVLTRKSLGGINTDLDGRALDASGVPIPGLYAAGEASGFGGGGVHGYRALEGTFLGGCLFSGRQAGRAASR, encoded by the coding sequence ATGACGAAGACGCCCCTGTCCACTGATGTCCTGGTGATCGGATGGGGGCTGTCCGGGCTGGTCGCCGCCGCCGAGGCCCTCGCGGCCGGGCACCGCGTGATCCTGATCGACCAGGAGCCGCGGACGAATCTCGGCGGACAGGCGTGGTGGTCCTTCGGCGGGCTCTTCTTCATCGACTCGCCGGAGCAGCGGCGGCTGGGCATCAAGGACTCGCTCGAGCTCGCGACGCAGGACTGGTTCGGCAACGCGGGCTTCGATCGCCCGGAGGACGAATGGCCGAGGCGTTGGGCGGAGGCCTATCTGCAGTTCGCGGCCGGCGAGAAGCGCGCCTGGCTGCGCGAGCGCGGGGTCGGGTTCTTCCCCGTCGTCGGCTGGGCGGAACGAGGAGGCTACGGGGCCCTCGGGCCGGGCAACTCGGTTCCGCGCTTCCACATCACATGGGGAACCGGGCCGGGGGTCGTCGCGCCGTTCGCCGCCGCGATCGAACAGGGAGAGCGCGAGGGGCATCTCACGGTGCTCCCGCGCCATCGCGTGGCCGAGCTGATCGTCACCGACGGGGTCGTCACAGGTGCACGGGGTGAGGTGCTGGCGACGAGCGGCGCGCGTCGCGGCGCCGAGTCCTCGCGCGAGGTCATCGGCGCTTTCGAGATCTCTGCCGGCGCCACGATCGTCTCGTCCGGCGGCATCGGAGGGAACCACGACCTCGTGCGGGCCGCGTGGCCCTCGCGCCTGGGCACGCCACCCGAGCACATGCTCACCGGGGTTCCGGCGTACGTAGACGGCTCGATGCAGGCCGTCAGCGAGGCCGCCGGCGCCCGCCTGATCAACGGCGACCGGATGTGGCACTACGTTGAGGGCATCACGAACTGGGATCCGGTCTGGCCGTCGCATGGCATCCGGATCCTCCCCGGCCCGTCCTCCCTCTGGCTCGATGCGACCGGCAAGCGGCTTCCGGTGCCGCTTTTCCCCGGGTTCGACACGCTCGGCACCCTCGCGCATCTGCGCACGACCGGTCACGACCACTCCTGGTTCGTGACCTCACGGAGCATCGTCGAGAAGGAGTTCGCGCTCTCGGGCAGCGAGCAGAATCCGGATCTCACCGGCAAGGACGTCGGTCTGCTGCTCAAGTCCCGTCTCGCGAAGGGTCCGACCGGTCCCGTCCAGGCGTTCCTCGACGAAGGCGAGGACTTCATCGTCGAGGGCGATCTCGAATCCCTGCTCGAGCAGATGCAGCGGCATCCGGGCGGCGAGGCTCTCGACATCGACGCGGTCCGCCGCGAGGTCGTCGCCCGCGACCTCGAGATGGACAACGACTTCACCAAGGACGCGCAGATCGGCATGCTGCGCTCGATGCGCAGCTACCGCGGTGACAAGCTGATCCGCACCGCGGCGCCGCATCGCCTGCAGGATCCGGCGGCCGGTCCCCTCATCGCGGTCAAACTGCATGTGCTCACGCGGAAGTCGCTGGGTGGCATCAACACCGATCTCGACGGGCGGGCGCTCGATGCTTCAGGAGTCCCCATCCCCGGACTGTACGCGGCCGGAGAGGCCAGCGGCTTCGGGGGCGGCGGGGTCCACGGGTACCGCGCGCTGGAGGGAACCTTCCTCGGCGGATGCCTGTTCTCCGGTCGCCAGGCGGGACGCGCCGCCTCTCGCTGA
- a CDS encoding mechanosensitive ion channel domain-containing protein: MMIPFENAPPTTPEELPEWWKQTLIVLGDVGMKALTVALILVSCIVIGLILRVVIRRVVHRIVDTAKNKAAVDDTQALERSPLSDMRLVQRTRTLGTILQNIVNVMLVVIALVLVVSALSPGLLGSLTLLTAAVGAGLGFGAQNIVKDVLNGIFIVAEDQIGIGDVVDLGLASGVVEYVSVRITQVRDVNGTLWYVRNGEVTRIGNMSQGWARAIIDLGVPADSDLEQVEHTMLETAQGLAKDPKWRTRIIEKPELWGLESIGGDALVVRIVIKARANAKDDVAQELRRRLRAALAEKEIAVPSMVEVAPTGLDGARRVRGANPPRTRPNAVTGVPVIPDRGIWRRKKPTDDGSPQK; encoded by the coding sequence ATGATGATCCCCTTCGAGAACGCACCCCCGACGACGCCGGAAGAGCTCCCGGAGTGGTGGAAGCAGACGCTCATCGTGCTCGGCGACGTCGGCATGAAGGCGCTTACCGTCGCGCTCATCCTCGTCAGCTGCATCGTGATCGGGCTGATCCTGCGCGTCGTCATCCGTCGCGTGGTGCATCGCATCGTCGACACCGCCAAGAACAAGGCGGCCGTCGACGACACGCAGGCGCTCGAGCGCTCGCCGCTGTCGGACATGCGACTCGTGCAGCGCACGCGCACGCTCGGGACGATCCTGCAGAACATCGTGAACGTGATGCTCGTCGTGATCGCGCTCGTCCTCGTCGTCAGCGCCCTCTCCCCCGGCCTCCTCGGCTCTCTGACGCTGCTCACGGCCGCTGTCGGCGCGGGTCTCGGCTTCGGCGCGCAGAACATCGTCAAGGACGTGCTCAACGGCATCTTCATCGTCGCAGAGGACCAGATCGGCATCGGGGATGTCGTCGACCTCGGCCTCGCGAGCGGCGTGGTCGAGTACGTCAGCGTGCGCATCACCCAGGTCCGCGACGTGAACGGGACCCTCTGGTACGTGCGCAACGGCGAAGTGACCCGCATCGGCAACATGTCGCAGGGCTGGGCGCGGGCGATCATCGATCTCGGCGTACCGGCGGATTCCGACCTGGAACAGGTCGAGCACACGATGCTGGAGACCGCGCAGGGGCTCGCCAAGGATCCCAAGTGGCGCACCCGCATCATCGAGAAGCCCGAGCTCTGGGGCCTCGAGTCGATCGGCGGTGACGCGCTCGTCGTGCGCATCGTGATCAAGGCGCGGGCCAACGCGAAGGACGACGTCGCGCAGGAGCTCCGCCGTCGCCTTCGCGCTGCGCTGGCCGAGAAGGAGATCGCGGTGCCGAGCATGGTCGAGGTCGCCCCGACGGGACTCGACGGAGCGCGTCGCGTCCGCGGAGCGAATCCGCCCCGGACCCGCCCCAACGCCGTGACCGGAGTCCCGGTCATCCCGGATCGCGGGATCTGGCGGCGGAAGAAGCCGACCGACGACGGGAGCCCCCAGAAGTGA
- a CDS encoding HNH endonuclease signature motif containing protein has product MPSRRRFPATTSAAARARYAKRRQRRLDKVTNDLTASQWADLVAAWGGCAYCGAQGDGLQRDCIMPISRGGRYTLENVVPACASCNASKSNSEVTGWLRRKRLDERAFLVRYAEILPTLNAD; this is encoded by the coding sequence GTGCCCTCACGCCGACGATTCCCCGCCACCACGTCAGCGGCCGCGCGTGCCCGCTACGCGAAGCGACGACAGCGCCGGCTCGACAAGGTGACCAACGACCTCACCGCGTCGCAGTGGGCCGATCTCGTTGCGGCCTGGGGCGGGTGCGCGTACTGCGGAGCCCAGGGTGACGGGCTCCAGCGCGACTGCATCATGCCGATCTCGCGGGGCGGACGCTACACGCTCGAGAACGTCGTCCCCGCCTGCGCGTCCTGCAACGCGAGCAAGAGCAACAGCGAGGTCACCGGGTGGCTGCGCCGCAAGAGGCTCGACGAGCGCGCCTTCCTCGTCCGCTACGCCGAGATCCTGCCCACGCTCAACGCGGACTAG